A single window of Larimichthys crocea isolate SSNF chromosome XII, L_crocea_2.0, whole genome shotgun sequence DNA harbors:
- the srl gene encoding sarcalumenin isoform X2: MKGTVLICCFLSLLILQATAGKTFEEEGEEIPSVLRDRSHIDETLRLATEEKAGDYAAALERLRKIYHTSIKPMEQAYKYNELRQHEISAYPGRTLGDSATDGEITSKPMVLFLGPWSVGKSSMINYLLGMHDSPYQLYTGAEPTTSEFTVIMHGEKIRSVEGIVMAADSSRSFSPLEKFGQNFLEKLIGIEMPHKLLERVTFVDTPGIIENRKQQERGYPFNDVCQWFIDRADLIFVVFDPTKLDVGLELEMLFRQLKGRESQIRIILNKADNLATQDLMRVYGALFWSLAPLINVTEPPRVYVSSFWPYDYAPDTSRELFKREEISLLEDLNQVIENRMENKIAFIRQHGIRVRIHGLLVDRYVQTFKEKMSFFSDPELVFKEIVDDPDKFYIFKSILAKTNVSKFDLPNRDAYRDFFGINPVTNFKPLAAQCSYMGGCLLDKIEKAITNELPALLSSINSGKQPGLSSCEATGCGEKPKNRYRKN; the protein is encoded by the exons aagaagaaggagaagaaatcCCCTCTGTCCTCAGAGATAGATCTCACATTGATGAGACGCTGCGGCTTGCAACTGAGGAAAAAGCGGGAGACTATGCAG CGGCTTTGGAGAGGTTGCGGAAGATCTACCACACATCCATCAAGCCGATGGAGCAGGCCTACAAGTACAATGAGCTGAGGCAGCACGAGATCTCAG CCTACCCCGGACGAACCCTGGGGGACTCAGCCACag atggagagatcaCCTCCAAGCCCATGGTGCTGTTCCTGGGACCCTGGAGTGTAGGAAAGTCCTCCATGATCAATTACCTCCTGGGCATGCATGACAGTCCCTATCAGCTCTACACAG gaGCCGAGCCTACTACCTCTGAGTTCACTGTTATTATGCATGGTGAGAAGATCCGCTCTGTTGAGGGTATTGTTATGGCTGCAGACAGCTCTCGGTCCTTCTCTCCACTGGAGAAGTTTGGCCAGAACTTCCTGGAAAAGCTGATTGGTATTGAGATGCCCCACAAGCTGCTGGAACGTGTGACTTTTGTGGACACACCAGGAATAATTGAGAACCGGAAACAGCAAGAGAGAG GCTATCCTTTCAATGATGTTTGCCAGTGGTTCATTGACCGCGCTGACCTGATCTTTGTGGTGTTTGACCCCACCAAGCTGGACGTTGGCCTGGAGCTGGAGATGCTCTTCCGGCAGTTGAAGGGTCGCGAATCCCAGATCCGCATCATCCTAAACAAGGCTGACAACTTGGCCACCCAGGACTTGATGAGAGTCTACGGAGCCCTCTTTTGGAGTTTGGCTCCTCTCATCAATGTGACAGAACCTCCCCGTGTCTATGTCAGCTCCTTCTGGCCATATGACTACGCACCTGACACCAGCCGTGAGCTCTTCAAGCGAGAGGAGATCTCCCTCCTGGAAGATCTGAACCAGGTGATTGAAAACCGCATGGAGAACAAAATTGCCTTCATCCGTCAGCATGGCATCCGTGTGCGCATTCATGGCCTGCTGGTAGACCGCTATGTCCAGACCTTTAAAGAGAAGATGAGCTTCTTCAGTGACCCTGAACTAGTCTTCAAGGAGATTGTGGATGACCCAGACAAATTCTACATTTTCAAGTCTATCCTAGCCAAGACCAACGTCAGCAAGTTTGACCTGCCCAACCGCGATGCTTACCGTGACTTCTTTGGCATCAACCCAGTCACCAACTTCAAGCCCTTGGCGGCACAGTGCTCCTACATGGGAGGCTGTCTGCTGGATAAGATTGAGAAGGCAATAACCAATGAGCTGCCTGCCCTTCTGAGCAGCATTAACTCTGGCAAGCAGCCTGGCCTGTCCTCCTGCGAGGCTACTGGCTGTGGTGAAAAGCCAAAGAATCGCTACCGGAAGaactga
- the srl gene encoding sarcalumenin isoform X5 encodes MKGTVLICCFLSLLILQATAGKTFEEEEGEEIPSVLRDRSHIDETLRLATEEKAGDYAAALERLRKIYHTSIKPMEQAYKYNELRQHEISDGEITSKPMVLFLGPWSVGKSSMINYLLGMHDSPYQLYTGAEPTTSEFTVIMHGEKIRSVEGIVMAADSSRSFSPLEKFGQNFLEKLIGIEMPHKLLERVTFVDTPGIIENRKQQERGYPFNDVCQWFIDRADLIFVVFDPTKLDVGLELEMLFRQLKGRESQIRIILNKADNLATQDLMRVYGALFWSLAPLINVTEPPRVYVSSFWPYDYAPDTSRELFKREEISLLEDLNQVIENRMENKIAFIRQHGIRVRIHGLLVDRYVQTFKEKMSFFSDPELVFKEIVDDPDKFYIFKSILAKTNVSKFDLPNRDAYRDFFGINPVTNFKPLAAQCSYMGGCLLDKIEKAITNELPALLSSINSGKQPGLSSCEATGCGEKPKNRYRKN; translated from the exons aagaagaagaaggagaagaaatcCCCTCTGTCCTCAGAGATAGATCTCACATTGATGAGACGCTGCGGCTTGCAACTGAGGAAAAAGCGGGAGACTATGCAG CGGCTTTGGAGAGGTTGCGGAAGATCTACCACACATCCATCAAGCCGATGGAGCAGGCCTACAAGTACAATGAGCTGAGGCAGCACGAGATCTCAG atggagagatcaCCTCCAAGCCCATGGTGCTGTTCCTGGGACCCTGGAGTGTAGGAAAGTCCTCCATGATCAATTACCTCCTGGGCATGCATGACAGTCCCTATCAGCTCTACACAG gaGCCGAGCCTACTACCTCTGAGTTCACTGTTATTATGCATGGTGAGAAGATCCGCTCTGTTGAGGGTATTGTTATGGCTGCAGACAGCTCTCGGTCCTTCTCTCCACTGGAGAAGTTTGGCCAGAACTTCCTGGAAAAGCTGATTGGTATTGAGATGCCCCACAAGCTGCTGGAACGTGTGACTTTTGTGGACACACCAGGAATAATTGAGAACCGGAAACAGCAAGAGAGAG GCTATCCTTTCAATGATGTTTGCCAGTGGTTCATTGACCGCGCTGACCTGATCTTTGTGGTGTTTGACCCCACCAAGCTGGACGTTGGCCTGGAGCTGGAGATGCTCTTCCGGCAGTTGAAGGGTCGCGAATCCCAGATCCGCATCATCCTAAACAAGGCTGACAACTTGGCCACCCAGGACTTGATGAGAGTCTACGGAGCCCTCTTTTGGAGTTTGGCTCCTCTCATCAATGTGACAGAACCTCCCCGTGTCTATGTCAGCTCCTTCTGGCCATATGACTACGCACCTGACACCAGCCGTGAGCTCTTCAAGCGAGAGGAGATCTCCCTCCTGGAAGATCTGAACCAGGTGATTGAAAACCGCATGGAGAACAAAATTGCCTTCATCCGTCAGCATGGCATCCGTGTGCGCATTCATGGCCTGCTGGTAGACCGCTATGTCCAGACCTTTAAAGAGAAGATGAGCTTCTTCAGTGACCCTGAACTAGTCTTCAAGGAGATTGTGGATGACCCAGACAAATTCTACATTTTCAAGTCTATCCTAGCCAAGACCAACGTCAGCAAGTTTGACCTGCCCAACCGCGATGCTTACCGTGACTTCTTTGGCATCAACCCAGTCACCAACTTCAAGCCCTTGGCGGCACAGTGCTCCTACATGGGAGGCTGTCTGCTGGATAAGATTGAGAAGGCAATAACCAATGAGCTGCCTGCCCTTCTGAGCAGCATTAACTCTGGCAAGCAGCCTGGCCTGTCCTCCTGCGAGGCTACTGGCTGTGGTGAAAAGCCAAAGAATCGCTACCGGAAGaactga
- the srl gene encoding sarcalumenin isoform X3 yields the protein MKGTVLICCFLSLLILQATAEEEEGEEIPSVLRDRSHIDETLRLATEEKAGDYAAALERLRKIYHTSIKPMEQAYKYNELRQHEISAYPGRTLGDSATDGEITSKPMVLFLGPWSVGKSSMINYLLGMHDSPYQLYTGAEPTTSEFTVIMHGEKIRSVEGIVMAADSSRSFSPLEKFGQNFLEKLIGIEMPHKLLERVTFVDTPGIIENRKQQERGYPFNDVCQWFIDRADLIFVVFDPTKLDVGLELEMLFRQLKGRESQIRIILNKADNLATQDLMRVYGALFWSLAPLINVTEPPRVYVSSFWPYDYAPDTSRELFKREEISLLEDLNQVIENRMENKIAFIRQHGIRVRIHGLLVDRYVQTFKEKMSFFSDPELVFKEIVDDPDKFYIFKSILAKTNVSKFDLPNRDAYRDFFGINPVTNFKPLAAQCSYMGGCLLDKIEKAITNELPALLSSINSGKQPGLSSCEATGCGEKPKNRYRKN from the exons aagaagaagaaggagaagaaatcCCCTCTGTCCTCAGAGATAGATCTCACATTGATGAGACGCTGCGGCTTGCAACTGAGGAAAAAGCGGGAGACTATGCAG CGGCTTTGGAGAGGTTGCGGAAGATCTACCACACATCCATCAAGCCGATGGAGCAGGCCTACAAGTACAATGAGCTGAGGCAGCACGAGATCTCAG CCTACCCCGGACGAACCCTGGGGGACTCAGCCACag atggagagatcaCCTCCAAGCCCATGGTGCTGTTCCTGGGACCCTGGAGTGTAGGAAAGTCCTCCATGATCAATTACCTCCTGGGCATGCATGACAGTCCCTATCAGCTCTACACAG gaGCCGAGCCTACTACCTCTGAGTTCACTGTTATTATGCATGGTGAGAAGATCCGCTCTGTTGAGGGTATTGTTATGGCTGCAGACAGCTCTCGGTCCTTCTCTCCACTGGAGAAGTTTGGCCAGAACTTCCTGGAAAAGCTGATTGGTATTGAGATGCCCCACAAGCTGCTGGAACGTGTGACTTTTGTGGACACACCAGGAATAATTGAGAACCGGAAACAGCAAGAGAGAG GCTATCCTTTCAATGATGTTTGCCAGTGGTTCATTGACCGCGCTGACCTGATCTTTGTGGTGTTTGACCCCACCAAGCTGGACGTTGGCCTGGAGCTGGAGATGCTCTTCCGGCAGTTGAAGGGTCGCGAATCCCAGATCCGCATCATCCTAAACAAGGCTGACAACTTGGCCACCCAGGACTTGATGAGAGTCTACGGAGCCCTCTTTTGGAGTTTGGCTCCTCTCATCAATGTGACAGAACCTCCCCGTGTCTATGTCAGCTCCTTCTGGCCATATGACTACGCACCTGACACCAGCCGTGAGCTCTTCAAGCGAGAGGAGATCTCCCTCCTGGAAGATCTGAACCAGGTGATTGAAAACCGCATGGAGAACAAAATTGCCTTCATCCGTCAGCATGGCATCCGTGTGCGCATTCATGGCCTGCTGGTAGACCGCTATGTCCAGACCTTTAAAGAGAAGATGAGCTTCTTCAGTGACCCTGAACTAGTCTTCAAGGAGATTGTGGATGACCCAGACAAATTCTACATTTTCAAGTCTATCCTAGCCAAGACCAACGTCAGCAAGTTTGACCTGCCCAACCGCGATGCTTACCGTGACTTCTTTGGCATCAACCCAGTCACCAACTTCAAGCCCTTGGCGGCACAGTGCTCCTACATGGGAGGCTGTCTGCTGGATAAGATTGAGAAGGCAATAACCAATGAGCTGCCTGCCCTTCTGAGCAGCATTAACTCTGGCAAGCAGCCTGGCCTGTCCTCCTGCGAGGCTACTGGCTGTGGTGAAAAGCCAAAGAATCGCTACCGGAAGaactga
- the srl gene encoding sarcalumenin isoform X1: MKGTVLICCFLSLLILQATAGKTFEEEEGEEIPSVLRDRSHIDETLRLATEEKAGDYAAALERLRKIYHTSIKPMEQAYKYNELRQHEISAYPGRTLGDSATDGEITSKPMVLFLGPWSVGKSSMINYLLGMHDSPYQLYTGAEPTTSEFTVIMHGEKIRSVEGIVMAADSSRSFSPLEKFGQNFLEKLIGIEMPHKLLERVTFVDTPGIIENRKQQERGYPFNDVCQWFIDRADLIFVVFDPTKLDVGLELEMLFRQLKGRESQIRIILNKADNLATQDLMRVYGALFWSLAPLINVTEPPRVYVSSFWPYDYAPDTSRELFKREEISLLEDLNQVIENRMENKIAFIRQHGIRVRIHGLLVDRYVQTFKEKMSFFSDPELVFKEIVDDPDKFYIFKSILAKTNVSKFDLPNRDAYRDFFGINPVTNFKPLAAQCSYMGGCLLDKIEKAITNELPALLSSINSGKQPGLSSCEATGCGEKPKNRYRKN; encoded by the exons aagaagaagaaggagaagaaatcCCCTCTGTCCTCAGAGATAGATCTCACATTGATGAGACGCTGCGGCTTGCAACTGAGGAAAAAGCGGGAGACTATGCAG CGGCTTTGGAGAGGTTGCGGAAGATCTACCACACATCCATCAAGCCGATGGAGCAGGCCTACAAGTACAATGAGCTGAGGCAGCACGAGATCTCAG CCTACCCCGGACGAACCCTGGGGGACTCAGCCACag atggagagatcaCCTCCAAGCCCATGGTGCTGTTCCTGGGACCCTGGAGTGTAGGAAAGTCCTCCATGATCAATTACCTCCTGGGCATGCATGACAGTCCCTATCAGCTCTACACAG gaGCCGAGCCTACTACCTCTGAGTTCACTGTTATTATGCATGGTGAGAAGATCCGCTCTGTTGAGGGTATTGTTATGGCTGCAGACAGCTCTCGGTCCTTCTCTCCACTGGAGAAGTTTGGCCAGAACTTCCTGGAAAAGCTGATTGGTATTGAGATGCCCCACAAGCTGCTGGAACGTGTGACTTTTGTGGACACACCAGGAATAATTGAGAACCGGAAACAGCAAGAGAGAG GCTATCCTTTCAATGATGTTTGCCAGTGGTTCATTGACCGCGCTGACCTGATCTTTGTGGTGTTTGACCCCACCAAGCTGGACGTTGGCCTGGAGCTGGAGATGCTCTTCCGGCAGTTGAAGGGTCGCGAATCCCAGATCCGCATCATCCTAAACAAGGCTGACAACTTGGCCACCCAGGACTTGATGAGAGTCTACGGAGCCCTCTTTTGGAGTTTGGCTCCTCTCATCAATGTGACAGAACCTCCCCGTGTCTATGTCAGCTCCTTCTGGCCATATGACTACGCACCTGACACCAGCCGTGAGCTCTTCAAGCGAGAGGAGATCTCCCTCCTGGAAGATCTGAACCAGGTGATTGAAAACCGCATGGAGAACAAAATTGCCTTCATCCGTCAGCATGGCATCCGTGTGCGCATTCATGGCCTGCTGGTAGACCGCTATGTCCAGACCTTTAAAGAGAAGATGAGCTTCTTCAGTGACCCTGAACTAGTCTTCAAGGAGATTGTGGATGACCCAGACAAATTCTACATTTTCAAGTCTATCCTAGCCAAGACCAACGTCAGCAAGTTTGACCTGCCCAACCGCGATGCTTACCGTGACTTCTTTGGCATCAACCCAGTCACCAACTTCAAGCCCTTGGCGGCACAGTGCTCCTACATGGGAGGCTGTCTGCTGGATAAGATTGAGAAGGCAATAACCAATGAGCTGCCTGCCCTTCTGAGCAGCATTAACTCTGGCAAGCAGCCTGGCCTGTCCTCCTGCGAGGCTACTGGCTGTGGTGAAAAGCCAAAGAATCGCTACCGGAAGaactga
- the srl gene encoding sarcalumenin isoform X4: MKGTVLICCFLSLLILQATAEEEGEEIPSVLRDRSHIDETLRLATEEKAGDYAAALERLRKIYHTSIKPMEQAYKYNELRQHEISAYPGRTLGDSATDGEITSKPMVLFLGPWSVGKSSMINYLLGMHDSPYQLYTGAEPTTSEFTVIMHGEKIRSVEGIVMAADSSRSFSPLEKFGQNFLEKLIGIEMPHKLLERVTFVDTPGIIENRKQQERGYPFNDVCQWFIDRADLIFVVFDPTKLDVGLELEMLFRQLKGRESQIRIILNKADNLATQDLMRVYGALFWSLAPLINVTEPPRVYVSSFWPYDYAPDTSRELFKREEISLLEDLNQVIENRMENKIAFIRQHGIRVRIHGLLVDRYVQTFKEKMSFFSDPELVFKEIVDDPDKFYIFKSILAKTNVSKFDLPNRDAYRDFFGINPVTNFKPLAAQCSYMGGCLLDKIEKAITNELPALLSSINSGKQPGLSSCEATGCGEKPKNRYRKN; encoded by the exons aagaagaaggagaagaaatcCCCTCTGTCCTCAGAGATAGATCTCACATTGATGAGACGCTGCGGCTTGCAACTGAGGAAAAAGCGGGAGACTATGCAG CGGCTTTGGAGAGGTTGCGGAAGATCTACCACACATCCATCAAGCCGATGGAGCAGGCCTACAAGTACAATGAGCTGAGGCAGCACGAGATCTCAG CCTACCCCGGACGAACCCTGGGGGACTCAGCCACag atggagagatcaCCTCCAAGCCCATGGTGCTGTTCCTGGGACCCTGGAGTGTAGGAAAGTCCTCCATGATCAATTACCTCCTGGGCATGCATGACAGTCCCTATCAGCTCTACACAG gaGCCGAGCCTACTACCTCTGAGTTCACTGTTATTATGCATGGTGAGAAGATCCGCTCTGTTGAGGGTATTGTTATGGCTGCAGACAGCTCTCGGTCCTTCTCTCCACTGGAGAAGTTTGGCCAGAACTTCCTGGAAAAGCTGATTGGTATTGAGATGCCCCACAAGCTGCTGGAACGTGTGACTTTTGTGGACACACCAGGAATAATTGAGAACCGGAAACAGCAAGAGAGAG GCTATCCTTTCAATGATGTTTGCCAGTGGTTCATTGACCGCGCTGACCTGATCTTTGTGGTGTTTGACCCCACCAAGCTGGACGTTGGCCTGGAGCTGGAGATGCTCTTCCGGCAGTTGAAGGGTCGCGAATCCCAGATCCGCATCATCCTAAACAAGGCTGACAACTTGGCCACCCAGGACTTGATGAGAGTCTACGGAGCCCTCTTTTGGAGTTTGGCTCCTCTCATCAATGTGACAGAACCTCCCCGTGTCTATGTCAGCTCCTTCTGGCCATATGACTACGCACCTGACACCAGCCGTGAGCTCTTCAAGCGAGAGGAGATCTCCCTCCTGGAAGATCTGAACCAGGTGATTGAAAACCGCATGGAGAACAAAATTGCCTTCATCCGTCAGCATGGCATCCGTGTGCGCATTCATGGCCTGCTGGTAGACCGCTATGTCCAGACCTTTAAAGAGAAGATGAGCTTCTTCAGTGACCCTGAACTAGTCTTCAAGGAGATTGTGGATGACCCAGACAAATTCTACATTTTCAAGTCTATCCTAGCCAAGACCAACGTCAGCAAGTTTGACCTGCCCAACCGCGATGCTTACCGTGACTTCTTTGGCATCAACCCAGTCACCAACTTCAAGCCCTTGGCGGCACAGTGCTCCTACATGGGAGGCTGTCTGCTGGATAAGATTGAGAAGGCAATAACCAATGAGCTGCCTGCCCTTCTGAGCAGCATTAACTCTGGCAAGCAGCCTGGCCTGTCCTCCTGCGAGGCTACTGGCTGTGGTGAAAAGCCAAAGAATCGCTACCGGAAGaactga